A single Pseudomonas putida DNA region contains:
- a CDS encoding DUF3077 domain-containing protein, with the protein MATEETKFTVGKTTFYQGDNQTHPLFRIEPGIPCQSAREQASELMGYVRDLTIDGLMEDKPQLLWASHYLSALAKALLDDAELGMMKD; encoded by the coding sequence ATGGCGACCGAAGAAACCAAATTCACAGTCGGCAAAACCACCTTCTACCAAGGTGATAACCAGACCCATCCCCTCTTCCGCATCGAGCCCGGCATCCCTTGCCAAAGCGCCCGCGAACAGGCCTCTGAACTGATGGGCTACGTCCGCGACCTGACCATCGACGGCCTGATGGAAGACAAACCTCAGCTGCTCTGGGCCTCGCACTACCTCAGCGCCCTGGCCAAGGCCCTGCTCGATGATGCCGAACTGGGCATGATGAAAGACTAA
- a CDS encoding DUF3077 domain-containing protein: MLQINTPSSSSNNNPGPRYSPFQRMLTALPGIATTQGKDQASKLLDCARYLNHTGVMLGDHRRVAASHYLNMMVRALFDELEQSRPYSRTQADQ, translated from the coding sequence ATGCTCCAAATCAACACCCCGAGCAGTTCGAGCAACAACAATCCAGGCCCTCGCTACAGCCCCTTCCAACGAATGCTCACCGCGCTCCCTGGCATCGCCACCACCCAAGGCAAAGATCAAGCCTCAAAACTCTTGGACTGCGCCCGCTACCTCAACCACACCGGCGTCATGCTAGGCGACCACCGAAGGGTTGCTGCCTCTCACTACCTCAACATGATGGTTCGCGCCCTGTTTGATGAACTTGAACAAAGCCGCCCCTACTCCCGAACCCAAGCTGACCAGTAG